The proteins below are encoded in one region of Aquisphaera giovannonii:
- a CDS encoding UPF0175 family protein, translated as MTITFEIPGDIEEQLWSSGADPNQTAKELLLIELYRQRRITHHRVAQALGLSRYEVDGLLKRYDVPLDLTLDELRAEALCLRGLR; from the coding sequence ATGACCATCACCTTCGAGATACCCGGAGACATCGAAGAGCAGCTTTGGTCCTCCGGGGCCGACCCGAATCAGACCGCCAAGGAACTGCTCCTGATTGAACTGTATCGCCAGCGGCGGATCACTCATCATCGGGTCGCGCAGGCCCTTGGACTGAGCCGCTATGAAGTGGACGGCCTGTTGAAGCGGTACGACGTGCCACTTGACCTTACACTCGACGAGCTTCGTGCCGAGGCACTCTGCCTCCGGGGGCTGCGCTGA
- a CDS encoding universal stress protein encodes MLRTLLAGLDGTRASQGVLKLGIRWARRHEALLVGAVVIDEPGVHGPQEWVIGETGFMHRVNRKFLHDMTRRSEQILGAAALRCAEEGVAFKPLQDVGDPCDQITREAHRFDLVLLGRETHFQFGFGKIPDDTLASILRCSPRPVVVVPATFGGGKAAVIAFDGSLQASRALHAFEASGLARSHEVHVVSVAPDHGVAADHADRAVEFLAYHRIRAVPAVVASTDSPAAILLDRAKALDAGLIVMGVHGQSALREFFVGSATQTMLRELPVPLFVSH; translated from the coding sequence ATGTTGCGGACTCTACTCGCCGGACTGGACGGCACGCGAGCCAGCCAGGGCGTCCTGAAGCTGGGCATCCGCTGGGCCCGTCGGCACGAAGCCTTGCTCGTCGGCGCCGTCGTGATCGACGAGCCGGGCGTCCACGGGCCGCAGGAATGGGTGATCGGCGAGACGGGCTTCATGCACCGCGTCAACCGGAAGTTCCTTCATGACATGACCCGCAGGAGCGAGCAAATCCTGGGGGCCGCCGCGCTGCGGTGCGCCGAGGAAGGGGTGGCTTTCAAGCCCCTGCAGGACGTCGGCGACCCCTGCGACCAGATCACCAGGGAGGCCCATCGCTTCGACCTCGTCCTCCTGGGCCGGGAGACCCACTTCCAGTTCGGCTTCGGGAAGATCCCGGACGACACGCTGGCGAGCATCCTGCGCTGCAGCCCCCGGCCGGTCGTGGTTGTGCCCGCGACGTTCGGCGGGGGCAAGGCCGCGGTCATCGCCTTCGACGGCAGCCTGCAGGCGTCTCGCGCGCTCCACGCCTTCGAAGCCTCGGGGCTCGCGCGCTCGCATGAGGTGCACGTGGTCAGCGTCGCCCCGGATCACGGGGTCGCGGCCGATCACGCCGACCGGGCGGTCGAATTCCTGGCCTATCACCGGATCAGGGCCGTGCCGGCCGTCGTCGCCTCGACAGACTCGCCGGCGGCCATCCTCCTGGATCGCGCGAAGGCGCTCGACGCGGGCCTGATCGTGATGGGCGTGCACGGCCAGTCGGCCCTCCGCGAGTTCTTCGTGGGATCCGCCACGCAGACAATGCTGCGGGAACTGCCCGTGCCGCTGTTCGTCTCGCATTGA